One genomic region from Agelaius phoeniceus isolate bAgePho1 chromosome 25, bAgePho1.hap1, whole genome shotgun sequence encodes:
- the NUAK2 gene encoding NUAK family SNF1-like kinase 2, translated as MEGAAGPGAGPGSSLAEGLIKSPRPLMKKQAVKRHHHKHNLKHRYEFLETLGKGTYGKVKKARERSGKLVAIKSIRKDKIKDEQDLVHIRREIEIMSSLNHPHIIAVHEVFENSAKIVIVMEYASKGDLYEYISERQRLSEQEARHFFRQVVSAVYYCHKNGIVHRDLKLENILLDANGNIKIADFGLSNVFQQDKLLQTYCGSPLYASPEIINGRPYKGPEVDSWSLGVLLYILVHGTMPFDGHDYKTLVKQITSGDYREPTKLSDACGLIRWMLMVNPERRATIEDIATHWWVNWGYKTPLGEQELLRDGESRLATVAEWLRRSSRPLLENGSKVRCFLKQHLPGAALERQRSLKKSKKENDISHALQEVPPGPENPSKSVLKRPKGILKKRNSVEQKVPSPGAPATGEGGEGPPAGLSRLLQPPGAAGAAPRKGILKKPSARESGYYSSLECSDSGDVLDAGSLDLDGPVFAEPCPAPQGLPARRKGILKHNGKFSSGGGAEPPGTPPGSAFGAFGEVSLPQGPRARPGSAVSEDSILSTESFEQLELPARRPPGAAMRGCASAESLLRLEEEEEREEGRRLRRWTVTHCRSPLAGSSASLAGCDSGTELCRRAVAVGGKLS; from the exons ATGGAGGGGGCGGCAGGGCCCGGGGCCGGCCCCGGTTCCTCGCTGGCCGAGGGGCTGATCAAATCGCCGCGGCCGCTGATGAAGAAGCAGGCGGTGAAGCGGCACCACCACAAACACAACCTCAAGCACCGCTACGAGTTCCTGGAAACGCTGGGCAAAGGAACCTACGGGAAGGTGAAGAAAGCTCGGGAGCGCTCCGGGAAGCTG GTGGCCATCAAATCCATCCGGAAGGACAAGATCAAGGACGAGCAGGACCTCGTGCACATCCGCAGGGAGATCGAGATCATGTCCTCCCTCAACCACCCCCACATCATCGCTGTGCACGAAG TGTTTGAGAACAGCGCCAAGATCGTCATCGTGATGGAATACGCCAGCAAGGGCGACCTGTACGAGTACATCAGCGAGAGACAGCGGCTCTCGGAGCAGGAGGCGCGGCACTTCTTCCGCCAGGTCGTGTCTGCCGTCTACTACTGCCACAAG AACGGGATCGTGCACCGGGACCTGAAGCTGGAGAACATCCTGCTGGATGCCAACGGGAACATCAAG ATCGCCGATTTCGGGCTGTCCAACGTGTTCCAGCAGGACAAGCTCCTGCAGACCTACTGCGGCAGCCCCCTGTACGCGTCCCCCGAGATCATCAACGGGCGCCCCTACAAGGGCCCCGAG GTGGACAGCTGGTCCCTGGGTGTCCTCCTCTACATCCTGGTGCACGGCACGatgccttttgatggccacGACTACAAAACTCTGGTCAAGCAGATCACGAGCGGGGACTACCGGGAGCCCACAAAGCTCTCAG ACGCCTGCGGGCTGATCCGCTGGATGCTGATGGTGAACCCCGAGCGCCGCGCCACCATCGAGGACATCGCCACGCACTGGTGGGTCAACTGGGGCTACAAAACGCCCCTGGgcgagcaggagctgctgcggGACGGCGAATCCCGGCTGGCCACGGTGGCCGAATGGCTGCGCCGCTCCTCGCGGCCCCTGCTGGAGAACGGCTCCAAGGTGCGCTGCTTCCTCAAGCAGCACCTGCCCGGCGCGGCCCTGGAGCGCCAGCGCTCCCTCAAGAAATCCAAGAAGGAGAACGACATCTCGCACGCCCTTCAGGAGGTGCCCCCGGGGCCCGAGAACCCCTCCAAGTCCGTCCTCAAGCGGCCCAAGGGCATCCTGAAGAAGAGGAACTCTGTGGAGCAGAaggtgcccagccctggagccccgGCCACCGGGGAGGGTGGCGAGGGTCCCCCCGCGGGGCTGTCCCGGCTCTTGCAGCCGCCGGGAGCAGCGGGAGCGGCGCCCAGGAAGGGAATCCTGAAGAAGCCCTCGGCCAGGGAGTCCGGGTATTACTCGTCCCTGGAGTGCAGCGACTCCGGGGATGTTCTGGACGCGGGGAGCTTGGACCTGGACGGGCCCGTGTTCGCcgagccctgcccggccccgcagggGCTGCCGGCCCGCAGGAAAGGAATCCTCAAACACAACGGCAAATTCTCCTCGGGCGGCGGCGCCgagccccccgggaccccccccgggAGCGCTTTTGGGGCTTTCGGGGAGGTGTCGCTGCCGCAGGGCCCccgcgcccggcccggcagCGCCGTCAGCGAGGACAGCATCCTGTCCACAGAGTCCTtcgagcagctggagctgcccgcCCGCCGTCCCCCCGGGGCCGCCATGCGGGGCTGCGCGTCCGCCGAGAGCCTCCTgcggctggaggaggaggaggagcgggaggaaggGCGGCGGCTGCGCCGCTGGACTGTCACCCACTGCCGCAGCCCCTTGGCCGGGAGCAGCGCGTCCCTGGCCGGGTGTGACAGCGGCACCGAGCTCTGCCGGCGAGCTGTGGCCGTCGGGGGGAAGCTGAGCTGA